In Caballeronia sp. TF1N1, the DNA window GCGCGCGCGCGAGCGCCCAGCCGCATAGCGACGCGTATCCGCGAAAGGCCTCGCCGCTGAATGTTTCGAGGTCGGCGGATATTTTCATGTCGCGCAGTTGGCGAACATAAAGCGGGCGTCCAACCGGGCCCGACGCCCAGCCCAGAAAGGGATCGCTCGCCGCCTGCATCAGGCGTTGCCCGTGAACGATGCGATGCCCGTCGTGCGTATGTTTCGTCGCGCCGACGTAGCGCGCCACCACGGACGTCGATGCCTCTTTCAACTGCAGGAAGAGCGCCTTACCAAGATGATCGGTAAGCAACAGCACGAAGCATCGCGTTCCAACACTTCCCACTCCAACCACTTTGAAAGCGATGTCCTGAAGTGCGAATTGCGACAAAAGCGCGGCGCGCTCGGATGTCAGCGTCGAAACGTAATCGCGTATGAGCGGAGTCAGGATCGTGTGCGAATCGCCTTCGAGTTTCATCCACTCGTCGTCCTCGTCGACGAGCGTGCTTGCGCCGCGAATATGAAAGATCGCGGGCGGCGCGTCGCGAATTCTCCAGGCATCGCCCGATCGATCGGCGAGCTTCGGCAACAGCTTTTCATGCGTGCGCCGGCTCGCGCGTTCGCTACCGCGCTTGATCCGACGTTTCACGTCTTCGTTTTGCACATCGTCGTACATCCTGTCGAACGTAATTCGTTCGTACCAAAGATCCAGCACGCCCATCTCGGCATACTCGCGCATGTGCTGCTGATAGCTCTGGGCCGCTTCGAAGCAGAGTGCTTCAGAGCCCGCACGGCCGTGGCCCAGATGCCTGCCCGCGACCGCCATGCTCGCGACGAGTCGCTTGACGTCCCATTCCCATGGACCTTGTGCGGTTTCGTCGAAATCGTTCAGATCGAATACGAGCGCACGCTCGGGCGTCGCGAACCCGCCGAAGTTTGACAGGTGGCAATCACCGCAGATTTGAACGGTCAATCCACTCGAAGGTGTACTAGCCAGATCGTGCGCCTGAACAATCGCGCTGCCACGAAAAAAAGCAAAGGGCGATGCCAACATGCGGCCGTATCGCAGCGGAATCAGCGCAGGGACGCGACCCATGCTGTTTATTCGCAGCAACTCGATGGGATCGCGATCGACGTCGCCGACAGCCTCTTGCGTGCCTCGTGGTGTTCGCTGACGCGCGGCACGTCCGCTAGCCCGGCGTTCCTGCCACTTAGATGTCGATTGCCCCGAGTCTGATGCAAAGCCTTCGCCCATGGATCACCTCTCGTTATTATTCGAAGTACGTCACATCGAAAACAGTAGTCGACGATTGCAAACGCCGCTACAAGACACTTCACCACACTTATCCTGAAGAGTGCCCTTGACGGAATCAGTCCGAAGTCCGACGCTGTTCGCAACGCAACATGACGCTTAGAAGCGCACTTTGAACACCATGCCGAACACTACCGATCTCTTCGACCAACAGCGAGCCGACTGGCAAGCGGACCCGCATGCTGCTTTCGATGCGTGGCTCGCGCAACAGCAGTTCCGGGCATCGTCGGCTGATGTCTATCGGGCGCAATGGGGCAACTTTCTTGAATGGCTCGCGGCCAGGCGCACAACGCTTCATACGGTGCAGCGACCGGTCATCGAGCAGTTCGTCTCTCAACTCGAGATTCGGCGGCCACAGCGCATGCGCTATCTACGCTTGATCGAACGCGTGCTGGATCACGTGCGCGAGATCGAATCGGCGTCGACGAATCCGGCTCGATTCATCGCGCAGGACGGCGAGGCGGCGTGGCGCAAGGCACGCGACAACGAGCCGACCGGCTTTCTCACGCATGACGAACGCGGCTTGCTGATCGCGCGACTCGATGCGCCGCTTGGCGCCTTGTCGAGTGTGCAGCGGTGGCGCGAGCTTCGCGATCGAGCGCTCGTCGCGGTGTTTCTCGGCGCGGGGGTGAAGACCGGCGAGGCGGCGCAACTCACTATCGATTGCTATGCGCGCGGCGCGCCGTATGTCACCGTCGACGCCTCGAATCCCATGCTGATCCGGCAGGCCCGGCTCGCGCCTTTTGCCGTCGATGTGCTGGATCGGTGGATCGACGAACGAAAAGTCGCCGGACTCTTGGGCGCGCTGCTCTTCCCGGCCGCGCCCGCCGGACGGCCGATGCACAAAGCGACCATGCTGCGCGCCATCGATGTGGTGGTCGCAGCGGCGGGAATCGCCGAATCACGCGCCGCGCGCGCGAGCCCGCAAACGCTGCGCAATACCTATGCGGCTGAACTTTTCGAGAACGGCACAGACCCTGAACGCGTTGGACAATGGCTCGGATTCCAGCAGATGATCTCGGTTCATCGCCTGCATCGGGCGTGGCAGGACTGGATGGGTGAGCAAATACGGGAGCGCGATATGGCCGAGGCTTGCGGGCAAGACGGGATGGAAGATCGGTTCATCGATCCCGAAAACTCTCACCTTTGACCTTCGATACCCGCGTGCGGGCTAATCAGCCTTCAATCGCGGGGCTTCGATGAATCCTTCGATTGCGGCCAGCTTCGACGCGGCGGCGCCCGAAGTGCGCTCGCAATTCGGACAAGAGAGCTCGAACTCGTCTTCGTGACGCTGCAGTTCTGGCTCGCCGATTTCGCAGGCCGGGCACGCGGTGGGGGTCACGAAATACGCATCGACCTGGGTGCCGAGCGCCGCCAACTCTTCGGGGTTCAGTCGGCCGTCCTGGGCCATCGACGCCAGCAGTTTGCCGATCTCGGCACTCATGCCCGCTCTGACGCGATGCGCGTCTCGCTCGCGAACCAGAGCATCGATCTCGTCCGATTGCGTGCGGACCTGCGATTCCAGCCGATCCGCGCGGCCCCTCGCGGCACTAAGTTGTTGAATGAATTCGAATTCTTTCTGACCTGCTTCTCGCGTGCCGGCCTGATACGTCGCCGCCATGCCGCGTAACGCATCCAGTTCGACGAGCATAGGCTTGACCCGGCGCTCAGCTTCCTTGACTGCATCCTTGATCTGCTGCGCGTAGTGCTCGCTATTCCGACGCGATTCGTCCTGAAGCGCATCGATGCGTTCGCGCAGCCGCGCGCCATGCGCTTGCTCTTGCGAAAGACGATCAGAAAGGGACGAGTTTTCCTTTTCCAATCGCGCGATGACTTCACGCAGGCCTGACTGCGCATCGATCTGCTGCTCACGGGCCACTCTCAAGTCGGCTTCAAGATTTGCGATTTGCGCCATCGCCGTGTCGAGATGCGCTTTTGCTTGCTGATGCGCTAGCTCGATCGCTTCCCTCCGGATTTCGGCCTCGCGCGCTTGCATTTGAGCCGCGCTGACAGTGGCATCGACTTGCGTGCGCTCGGCATTCAGCTTCGAGCGGGCTTCTTCTTGCGCATGTACGAATAGTTCCGTGAGCAGCTCGCCAGCGCGCTCCTGTAAGGCTGCAGGCAGCCCGCCGGCATCGATTCGTACGCGCATCGACGAGCGCACGGTGGACCAGAACGCTTCAATGTCTTTGGGAATGTCGCCAGCGCTACCCGTCTGCGTGAACTCTCGGACCGTCGTAACTGACGGACGAATGCCAAGATCGAAAAACAGGCGCTTACACGCATGCATGGACAAGTCCTGCCTGCGTGCGCCTGACGCCCTCATCTGTTCTATTTCTTCGCGCAAGGACTCGCGAGTCGCCATTTTCATATCAATTTCCAGCGCATTTGTATCGAACGGTACGTTTTACGTTTTGATCGTTATACGGCAGCAGATCCGCTCGCGTCAAGAGTTGCCGATGTGCGGTGGCACCGACTGAGTACTGCAAATCTTAGTGCTTCGAACGCAAAGGCGTGAAACATCCTTAGCTTTTTCATCTAGCATGTTGATATTCTTGAATAATTTCTGCTGCGACTGGTTTTTGCGAGGTTTCACGTCGTACAGAGCCGGGACGGATCGTTTTGTTTAGAGCCAGATGCTCGCGGGGCTCGTTTGAGAGTAATAAAAGTAAACACCTTTGAAACCTTGTTAACCCTGTTAACGCCTTGGCAAAGCCTTACTGCATAAGGCTTTCCAGGCCGTCGGGTGAGATGTTTCAGGATAGAAGGTGAAGCTATTCGGGACACTCTGGTGATGTCCTTCAGGGCCGTACGTGAGGACTCGCGGGAGGCTTGGTGAGCGGATTCAGGGAGCCCGTTTTTGATGTAGGTGAGATTTTCCGGGGGCTTAGTGCCTCAGTTCTCCCGCCATGGTTGGATTGTGGTCGAAATCCTCGATCAACCGAAGTGAGGCTTATCGGGATCGGCCGATTCGGGTTCGTCACCGGATAAAACGGGTCGATTTTACCGATAGGTGAGGTATTTCAGGCGCTAAAG includes these proteins:
- a CDS encoding DUF2252 domain-containing protein; amino-acid sequence: MGEGFASDSGQSTSKWQERRASGRAARQRTPRGTQEAVGDVDRDPIELLRINSMGRVPALIPLRYGRMLASPFAFFRGSAIVQAHDLASTPSSGLTVQICGDCHLSNFGGFATPERALVFDLNDFDETAQGPWEWDVKRLVASMAVAGRHLGHGRAGSEALCFEAAQSYQQHMREYAEMGVLDLWYERITFDRMYDDVQNEDVKRRIKRGSERASRRTHEKLLPKLADRSGDAWRIRDAPPAIFHIRGASTLVDEDDEWMKLEGDSHTILTPLIRDYVSTLTSERAALLSQFALQDIAFKVVGVGSVGTRCFVLLLTDHLGKALFLQLKEASTSVVARYVGATKHTHDGHRIVHGQRLMQAASDPFLGWASGPVGRPLYVRQLRDMKISADLETFSGEAFRGYASLCGWALARAHAKASGCALEISGYLGSGDRMAEVLVRYASSYADQVEKDYDAFRLACRSGRLMARTDADMAADFAA
- a CDS encoding DNA-binding protein, giving the protein MKMATRESLREEIEQMRASGARRQDLSMHACKRLFFDLGIRPSVTTVREFTQTGSAGDIPKDIEAFWSTVRSSMRVRIDAGGLPAALQERAGELLTELFVHAQEEARSKLNAERTQVDATVSAAQMQAREAEIRREAIELAHQQAKAHLDTAMAQIANLEADLRVAREQQIDAQSGLREVIARLEKENSSLSDRLSQEQAHGARLRERIDALQDESRRNSEHYAQQIKDAVKEAERRVKPMLVELDALRGMAATYQAGTREAGQKEFEFIQQLSAARGRADRLESQVRTQSDEIDALVRERDAHRVRAGMSAEIGKLLASMAQDGRLNPEELAALGTQVDAYFVTPTACPACEIGEPELQRHEDEFELSCPNCERTSGAAASKLAAIEGFIEAPRLKAD
- a CDS encoding tyrosine-type recombinase/integrase — its product is MPNTTDLFDQQRADWQADPHAAFDAWLAQQQFRASSADVYRAQWGNFLEWLAARRTTLHTVQRPVIEQFVSQLEIRRPQRMRYLRLIERVLDHVREIESASTNPARFIAQDGEAAWRKARDNEPTGFLTHDERGLLIARLDAPLGALSSVQRWRELRDRALVAVFLGAGVKTGEAAQLTIDCYARGAPYVTVDASNPMLIRQARLAPFAVDVLDRWIDERKVAGLLGALLFPAAPAGRPMHKATMLRAIDVVVAAAGIAESRAARASPQTLRNTYAAELFENGTDPERVGQWLGFQQMISVHRLHRAWQDWMGEQIRERDMAEACGQDGMEDRFIDPENSHL